In Hemibagrus wyckioides isolate EC202008001 linkage group LG21, SWU_Hwy_1.0, whole genome shotgun sequence, the following proteins share a genomic window:
- the LOC131342317 gene encoding protein SSUH2 homolog, translating to MYNPVHGMQPPAMYGMQQPPIMLEMQQPLLYGMQAPPNPVPGYEGIGGGFLPPPPIQPMPTPDSQPEHNWSIPALTKEEAQEAFCNFANSNCCYSSGPATDGVITNMEQFNTYRYRLETYTESRKTEWATKPYEGQPLNAFTQIAPNPWEIQVQVPAMFTDTTKDVEVPYTASVKPCDTCSAAGHRQCTKCHGSKAIECSMCNGAGKAAEEQVCVKCNGTGKVKCPDCSGQGTIVCETCKGKQKLLMYIKLIVEWKNNVDDFIVEQSSGLEKKHLDAVTGKKLLKDTKFMVYPLNGFPEHNLAQASESMVREHHSKFSQKSRIIQQQQSVELIPITKVTYRWQAKDYVYFVYGIESKVKAVDYPATCCCTII from the exons ATGTATAACCCAGTGCATGGAATGCAGCCCCCTGCAATGTACGGAATGCAGCAGCCCCCCATAATGCTTGAAATGCAGCAGCCCTTGTTGTATGGAATGCAGGCCCCACCGAACCCGGTGCCTGGATACGAGGGAATTGGCG gtgggtttcttcctcctccacctATCCAACCGATGCCAACTCCTGATTCACAGCCAGAACACAACTGGAG TATTCCTGCTCTTACCAAGGAAGAAGCCCAAGAGGCTTTTTGCAACTTTGCAAATAGCAACTGCTGTTATTCATCTGGTCCAGCTACAGATGGTGTGATCACCAATATGGAACAGTTCAACACCTACCGA TATCGTCTGGAGACTTACACAGAATCCAGAAAAACGGAGTGGGCCACCAAGCCTTATGAGG GGCAGCCGTTGAACGCGTTCACGCAGATTGCTCCTAATCCATGGGAAATCCAGGTTCAAGTCCCCGCCATGTTTACAGACACTACTAAGGATGTCGAAGTGCCCTACACAGCATCAGTCAAG CCATGTGACACATGCTCTGCCGCAGGACATCGTCAGTGTACCAAGTGCCATGGATCCAAGGCT ATAGAGTGTAGTATGTGCAATGGTGCCGGGAAAGCTGCCGAAGAACAAGTCTGCGTCAAATGCAATGGCACAGGCAAAGTGAA gtgCCCTGATTGTTCAGGTCAGGGAACCATTGTATGTGAGACCTGCAAAGGGAAACAGAAGCTGTTAATGTATATCAAGCTTATTGTGGAATG GAAAAACAACGTGGACGATTTTATAGTGGAGCAGTCAAGTGGTCTGGAGAAAAAACATTTGGATGCAGTTACTGGGAAGAAGCTCCTTAAAGACACTAAATTCATG GTGTATCCTTTGAATGGATTTCCAGAACATAATTTGGCTCAAGCATCTGAAAGCATGGTCAGGGAGCATCACAGCAAATTTTCCCAGAAATCACGCATCATACAGCAG CAACAAAGTGTTGAGCTGATTCCCATCACTAAGGTGACGTACCGGTGGCAGGCAAAGGACTATGTTTACTTTGTTTATGGTATTGAGTCAAAGGTCAAAGCTGTTGACTATCCAGCTACATGTTGCTGCACTATCATTTAA
- the rpl32 gene encoding 60S ribosomal protein L32: protein MAALRPLTKPKIVKKRTKKFIRHQSDRYVKIKSNWRKPRGIDNRVRRRFKGQMLMPNIGYGSNKKTKHMLPSGFRKFLVHNVKELEVLLMSNKSYCAEIAHNVSSKNRKLIVERAAQLAIKVTNPNARLRSEENE, encoded by the exons ATGGCCGCCCTCAGACCCCTTACCAAACCTAAGATAGTCAAGAAAAGGACTAAGAAGTTCATCAGGCATCAGTCAGATCGCTATGTGAAGATCAAG AGCAACTGGAGAAAGCCACGAGGTATTGATAACCGGGTCCGCAGGCGCTTCAAAGGCCAGATGCTGATGCCCAACATCGGTTATGGTAGCAACAAGAAGACCAAACACATGCTGCCATCTGGTTTCAGGAAGTTCCTGGTTCACAATGTCAAAGAGCTTGAAGTCCTCCTGATGAGCAACAA GAGCTACTGCGCAGAGATCGCCCACAACGTCTCTTCAAAGAACAGGAAGCTGATTGTGGAGCGAGCCGCTCAGTTGGCCATCAAGGTCACAAACCCCAACGCAAGGCTCCGCAGCGAAGAGAACGAATAA